In the genome of Megalops cyprinoides isolate fMegCyp1 chromosome 18, fMegCyp1.pri, whole genome shotgun sequence, the window GTTTATGTTTGTCTCTCAAGAATTTCCCCACAGATTTGTGATCCAACCATGGATTTTTTAACTGTGGACTAAATTAGGGACATAACTGTGATGGTTGGTGAGAATCTACTGCATTCTACACATTAGTATCACTGTATTATCCTGGTactcatttttattactgtacCTCTCTAGCATCCATCACTGTTCCCACACCCACAGTTAAGGTCATGGTGGGGACCCTGGACAGGTCATTGCCGAAAAACCTGGCATTGGCGAGGATGGTGTCCTTGGCGAGGGTCTTAACACGCGTCCGGGAGACCAGGCTGGACCCGGGCTCATTGAAGGCAATGTGTCCATCAGGTCCAATACCTGccaggaagaagaggaggctGGAGTCATTTCAGAGAGTTAATTTATGTCCTTCAAAGTTGACCTGCTGTAGGGTGTATGTTTATGTAGCTGTGAATGAAAACCAGAGTGTGAAATACACGAGAAAAACTCACACACCGTCCGACGAATGACAACCTCCAAACTGGAGGCCTTGGACAGTGCCTCACTGAGTCACATCATTTCCTGTGACCCGTCAATAAATGGTGCCAGACAGACTGTGTACTCTTGCAAAGGGCGAGATGTATTCACTCAGTCAGCTGCcatagtgaaaaaaaaatctcccaaaTTACTTCACTATACTGTTACATTAAATTGAATCTTGAGTGATGATGTCAGTATTGATATACTGAAGGACGTTACACTTCTGGTGGAGGAGCTAAATCTCGACGAAGCTGCAAAGACGCGGCGCTGCACTGCCACGTGGGAGATGAGATCTAGGGCTTGCCTCCAACAAAAAGGTCTATCCCTCCGGCCTCCGTGATCTTCTGCTCAAAGGCCTGGCACTCTGCCTCCAGGTCAGGGGCATTTCCATCCAGGATGTGGGTGTTGTTAGGGTCGATGTCGATATGCTGAAAGAAGTTGTTCCACATGTAGGAATGGTAACTCTCTGGGTGATCTTTTGGTAGGCCTGAGGAGAAGGGAAACTGCTTTAGATCACCTATCATTGCCTAATTGACACTAACTAGTTAACTTATCTAGCCAACTACTTTCTGTTTTGCAACATAGTGTAGCCAGCTACCCACCCAActcataaaatgcaaaatgagctAGACAGTTTATGTGCAAACTTCTTCAAATATGTAGATGTGCATCCAAAACACAGGTTATTTAATTGTGGGACCATACATGAATTATTATTCTGGTCCAGGAAGGTTTTTGATTGAGTCCGACTACTGCTTCTCTGCATACTACTCTGTGCTGAGAGAGATGGACTGTGGGTGCTGGCCCCGTGAAAGAACAGTCATCTGTGCTTGTCCATCAGCCATTTTATtctaaaagctaaaaaaaataaagaaaataagaaagaaagataaataaaagaaaataaaacttaaaaaaaataaaaagaacaaaggaaaataaaaagaaaaagcaagcaAGTTCATCGACCCTAAAGGCTGTGTCCCAATCTGCATTTTTGCTCACTTGCCCTAAGCACTTCCTCTCAATATGATGCAGAGTCATGCTGTCATAACTTGCATAATAATGCACCCTTCCCACATATTTGTTTAATAACCACCATCATGGGCAGATAAGCACACCAGTTCTGGAATTTAGACCTGTACTTCCACATTCAATGGCCTTGAGGatgccagaaaaaaacagttatcCAATAAGAACTGAAAAGCCCCAAAATCAAACCCAAATACTTGTTGGCTATGTTTGTGGACATAACCAACACAATTTGTGGGCGTAATATCTAAGAACTTAACTTCACTGTTTTCCAATGGAGAAGACTATTATTGTCCCTCTGTAGTTCCAAGATCCAATCTTAACGCATGCAGGCTTGAATTTGCACGCCATGTTTGCACGCCACGTCTGCATGCCACCGCCACCAAGAAATTGGTATTCCAAGGCCAAAATTATTTCACAATGAAAGAAGGCACATTAATTGCATTGAATATATGCAAAACctaattaattgaaaaatgaattaattgttaattgataAATAAATTGATCATTCTGTTTGATCCGCGTTTGGGGAGGTCTTAATGAATTTGCCTTCTCTGATGTTCGTATTGTGCTCTTCCAGTATTTTACTGAGAGATCTCCGGTACATAGCCAGAAGTGTACAACGAGGTAAGACTTACCTACGTACTCATCCATGTTGAAGGTTTTGACGAACTTAAAAGAGAGGTCTCCGCTTTTGTAGTATTCTATTAACTTTTTATAGCAGCCCAGGGGCGTGCTTCCTGTGCAGAGGGGGGGGATAAAAAGATTTTGTTACCACAAATTAAATCAATCATCTCGATGTGATGAAAATGCTAGGTCTCATGAGAAAGCGTACAAGTGATGCAACAGAACGTGGACAGCCGAAATAAAAAGGGAAGTATTAGAAGACTCATCTTAAAACCATGCTTTTCCACATATTTACCAGTGGGTAATCCTAACGTGAAGTATTTGTCTGCGCTGGGCTTGAACTGGATAATGCGGTTCCGGATGTACTTCGCAGCCCATTCACTTGCTAGATCGTAGTCTTCGAGGATCACCAgcctcattttcactgtttgctGGTCTGTATCAAAGTGGAATGGCTGTAGAACAAATAAATGGAATGCAGAGAATCGATTTTTCATCAGCAacaatttaaatcaattttaataAGAGAGAGGTAActtgtatcttttgttttgtacGATACTGTAATTAGCATGCAGGGGAACTCCATATAAACTGATTTGTATATGTAGAAAAGAACGGGCAACTCAGCCAGATATTATTGTCCTCAGTCCTTAGTAAGCAAGCAAATCTGTTGAAAGCTAAAATAttcgctagctagccagctagctatttGGTGCTGTGAGCGCAACTCTATCAAGTCACCGTCTATTGCAACAATTTGCGACCTTTGACGTAGCTATCCACATAAGTATATTGCTGTAGCGTACTTTACATTCCATAAACCGCTACCATTTCTTAGATGAATGGAAATAATAGTTTACTCGCCTGCAACAATCTCACGAAGTACGAAATTGCGGAAAACACTGATCATGTGACTGCCTTCTGGTTATGATTTCACGTGACAGAAGCACACAAGTTTATTGGGTCCCGATTTAAGGCGGGACCCATTTTTAATCAggtttacttttatttttcccatgttATCCTCTCAgtaaaatgacagtgaattCCTATTTAATTTCAGCTTTGATGTGAATAAAATACGTTTAAACGTATAAACTTCCGTCTGTCTTTATTCTAATATCGCAGTCTTCCGCCACAATATAACCTCTTATATACTTATTATTACgtataaaggaaaaacaactaTCTCTCGAATCATACATAGTATGGAAAGAACACATTGTTGCTGAGAAGCTGATTACAAtgaatcagaatcactttcatatcaaaaatttaaaaataaatgtagcaTACCAATCTCTGCAACAGTATTTACTGTTTTGTATGCAATTCtaaaagtttttaaaagtaaacaaaaaaaaaaacaatagaattTTAATTGCAgactttgttttgtaaatgtactgATAAGATATTAAGAAGTGTAAAACATGGGATTAAATACCGCTGTTAATGGGAGATcactttttaatcatttgaattCGAAAAATCATGGATTATCTATACTGCATcaaccataaaataaaaataccttTCAAAGAACAgtttttatcttatttatttattttttttttaaatctagcATTTTCAAGATATGCAGTGTATCCtgttaaaattgttttggaCAGATTCAAGCTTAAAACTGATTATAGCCATTCTCTTTGTGGAATTGGAGGCAAATCCATGCCTAACTTACACTATCAttgtaatttaacaaaaatatttaggATAGACATGcaacattataaaaatacattagtGAACTTCTTAGCTTTCTGTACTGGtaatactgaaactgaaaacaattgATTTACACAGTACATGAAATAATCAGCTCAATTCTGTGTAGTATAACATTTTTACTCGTTTACAAGTGTTAAACCTCATTTGAACCAGATGATGGCAGCATTTGGAAACTGAAACGAGTATAGCTCATTAATTTTTCACAGTACTGTGCATTTATGTAAGAAATAAAGATGCAATTGACAGTACAATCAAACATGtgcactgcgtgtgtgtgtgtgtgtgtgtgtgtgtgagagagagagagagagagagattgagagagagagagagtagttGTTTGGGTACGTAGACAAGGTACTGAACTTTCATTTCTCCCAGTAAATGTCCAGGTGTATAAATAACATTCAAACATTCTAAAATATGTATACTCTATAAAGAAGTAATATGTACCATGGCGTTAACATAAGTGCATGGTTTCATGAAGCGATACTGGACACAATCGTGGAGTAATCTTAacttcattttcactttaatttaatCCTTCCCtgccaaacacaaacaaattcGTGATGTCATAGATATGAGCTCGTATTTCCATCAGGCAGTGTGGAAACCGCCTGTTCTACTTGACCGCCATTGGTCAAAGGTTGTTTTACACCTTGAAGGTGTACCGACGCAAATATGAAGGAAGTCGCCGGTACAGGGGTGaaaagaatgtatttatttgctgtaCTAACTCTTTTTTCTTTCGTAAAGACTGTATGTACAGGTATGTAACCCATATAAGATATCCGAATTCAGTGACTCGCTCAGCTTTTAAAGATCAAAAGTTTGAAATACAGTGATTTGTTTGGTTAAAACGCCTTTCCTGAGTATTCGCTTTGACTGTCTTTCAATTAAGGCACACGTAAGTCATTCGGTTAATTAAGTATCTGAATCTTTGAATATTTATCAGTTATTTTTACCTTATTCAACCATCTCCATTTATGCTGCCTCCTCGTATGTGGGGGAGAGCGAGAGTAGGTGGTAATTATTTATATAGTGATAAAAGAATATTGGAAAAAGACAACATGTGTTATAAATAAGATGACTAAGTGTACATTAAGAAGTTTAACTGACCTGCGGTTTCAACAACTAAATTCGAACATGGGAATGCACAGCGAGCATAATGTATATGataaatatatgttaaatattgtcagaatgtggtcatgtgaccacatgAATTAGTTGTTTGTACATCTCAACCAACctataacattgaaaaatattccACTGAATGAGAAGTGTCGATACATCTCTTAAGGTATAATCTTATGTGAGTGGTTTACTCATATTGTCAGTTCAGCGTATACTGCATTTAGTCACCGGTTGTAGCTACAGGGGAAGATCCGTGGGAAGAGTGGCTTTGTTTATACCGTAATCCAACAAGACAAAgtaacatttatttgcattttgtatatttttgttttatttcttagtGTATTAGCAAATGTTCAATTGTCATGTGCGATTTGTATCACTCAGATGGTTGGCGTTCGGATTGATTAAGCGAATaagattttgaaaatgtcatattGTTTAGTAGCTAACAATCGCATGATATTCAGACAACATAGGCCTGTAGATCTCTCTTAAGTTGTGATTTGACAGCTAACAGAGGAGACTGACCGGCTTTGGCACGCAGGTACTCACTCCCTATGGTACTTCATTACGCTTACCGTGGGGCCCAGCCCGTTCCCGGAGATGGTCATCGTTGGCATGGTGGACGACGTTCTGGTGGAGTACTACGATAGCGAAGACAGGATGATGCTGTCGCGATGGGACCGGCACCAGGAGCAGGTCGACGTTTCGTACGCAGATATGAAGTACTTGGCAATCGCGCACGCCGCTTACAGCCTCAAAACCAAACTCCATAACATGAAGGAGTATTTTAATCACAGCGTTGGTAAGTGCATTTCTAAGGCGTGCGGAAGGAAAGGTTCATGGCAGCGGGCGCACCAGCGGTTCCGAAACTGCGGGGCAGGACAGGTAGCTCACGAATGGAAATGAATTTGCtcggaaaaaaaacacataccgCCCTATGCCTCCTCCACAGACATTCACATTACTTAACTTACAATGCCGCCCTGGCTAGCGTGCACGCAGATATgatgtatattacattaatcTGTAATTCATGCTTGGCCGTATGTTAGCCTGCGTTTTAATGTGAGGGAGGTCACAGAAGATGTAACTACTCATTAGATGATCAGATGTCCATCCATCTGTTTCAGCACTCCACACATACCAGAGAATCGCCGGGTGTGAGCTGGATGACGACGGCACAGAGAGGTTCCATGCGAAGGACTGTTACAATGGGAAGGACGTGCTCTTCTACGATGTGAAGTCCTACAGGTGGAGTTCCCTCATCCCAGGACTGGTGAAGGACCACTGGCTGATGGAATCCTACAAGGGGCTGTTTTATCACCTGTACCAACCCATGTGCATAAGCACTTTGAAAAGCTACCTTCACAAGGAGAAGAGCATTCTAAAAAAGATAGGTAAAGCACACTCAAAGTCATTCCATGCTGACCTTTGTCCACTTAAGTTGCAGACACGGTCTGAATTTGACACCACAGGTCCCCATTTTCAGAGGATCAAAACCACCAGATACTCTGGGCCATGTTTTATTGATGATTATCATAATGCTAACTGTCTATGAAATAACTGTTTGCAGCATCATCTTTACCAAATCatctttatcattattatttgcaATAGCATATAATACACgcaaatgtatttatgaagcccactataaaaacaaaatcttgACATGGTGTATTAATATCTTTTGTTCACTCGCTATAACGTGCATGTGCAAGATGTTCCATAATGATATTCACACTGGCCTTTCTATCAAGAAGATGTAGATCAGTGATTGGTCCTTACAGCTGTGGTATGTTAATGAGCTTCTGTGATGTTGTTCTGTCGGGCACCCCACTAACAGTGCGTCCCAGGATCACAGTGTTGCCTTTGAAAAGGTACAGCGGGGGTGGCGAGGGTGAAGTTACCTGCCTGGCCACGGGCTTCTACCCCCGACACATTGAGCCAACCATGCAGAAAGATGGCCTACCCGTCCCAGACAAGGAGCTGATCAGGGGAGCCCCCCTGCCCAACGGAGACGGGACGTACCAGCTGAGGTGGAGCCTCATCATCAGCCACGGGGAGATGAAAGAGAGACATCGCTACACCTGCACTGTCAGGCACATCAGCGTAGACAACAAGCTGGATATCACATGGGGTAAGACATGAAGGTTTATTTAAATAGAAAACATAAAGGTATAGATATATTTTCTTCCAGTGTTGCATGTTTAcgttttttaaatgtagaatttttttcttatttttagtCTGTGTTAAGATATTTATTCTTGCAATAAATGAAAAGTTACAATAAACGGTCTGCTATCTTAAGACCAAATTCATTTAATAACAATGACCTGTATGTAtactgttaaaatataaaataatatatttttaacatatataAAGTTCATCcacaattaaaacagaaaagttGGAGCAATGAGGGGCATTTCtcttatacatattttatatggGGCATTTCTCTTATACATATTCTTTAATATATCCGTTTTCTTGCAGCTCAAATTGTATTTGCTAAAACCACATCATTTGGTGGGATTTGGCTCACCTAAGGCGCAAAGCCAGGTATCTCAAATCGATGCAGTGCCTCCCTATACATGCATGTGAATGTCTGCCTGCCCTGTCTGCAGAGTCCTATCCAGGCCCAGGTGCCGCGCTGATCTCCGGAGTGTCACTCGCCATTCTGAGTGCAACTCTGCTCGCCATTGGTACCTTCTTCCTGTGCAAGATGAGGCGAAGAGGTGAGCCAGGATGCAATGGGAATGTGCAGGTGGCGGAGATGGAGAAGATCAACAGCGCTACAGAAGCCAAGGAAGGAGACATTgaggcatagagagagagaagaagagaggaagacagcTGGAATCACATTCTCTGGGAAAGAACTGTGAACAGAAGATGGACTTTCCCCCATCAACACCTCCATTTTTTGCATGCATATAATTGTTATTGTGATTATCAATTTACTTGGCAAGTACCCTTGTCCAAACTTATTTTTAtagtttacatttcattcattttatattcatatagcTATATACCATGTCAGTTCAGGTTAAGGTCCTTATTCATGGGCAGAGCAGTGCCTGTGGATTAAAACCTGGTCATATTAAGTATTAATCTCTGCAATCCTGTTTTCAGACACTGCCCTTTAAAACTGTCTTGAGTTTCCAGTTAAGGTTGAGTAATACATCAAGAGAAAACCTCCCCTTTAACCTAACATGCTTGAGGTAAAGAGCAGCAATGCATGATGTTATGTACCCTAGGATGACATGCATTCTCAGTTGTAGGTATTTGAAAAACCTGAGTTACAGTATGAGGAAATGGAAAACTTTAACCACGGCCCTCTGCTGACTGACTTGTGCAAGTGCATCTAGTTTTCCAGAAGAGGCAAGTTTGTCTGCTATAAGTGAGTCGTGTATTCACTGTTTCCCAAAGGCCAGATCTGATTATGACCTTTCTTGCATTGTTGCGTTATTACATAACAATTTGTATGAGCTCTGGACGTGCCCAGGGCCACGTACATGTTACATATTACTGGATGTTTTTCTTGAAACAGAAGGggccagcagcagtgcctcaccaCAGTTACAGAGCCAATAACCACTACAACATACCACTGCTTGACTTGTCCTGCGTTGGCTGGGTGTGCTCCAGCGGACAAAATGATGCCAAGAATTTGCCGTATTGTCCTTTGCACCATGAATGGGGTTGATTGATTTGCGACTGTCAACTCATTTCAGCAGCATCCCGCTATTAGGTGACCCTAAGCCATTAGCGACCTTTACTGTCAGCTAGTTTAAACCTTGAGGAGATGGTTTCAAACACAATGAGAATGTCAGGGGATCTGCCTTCAGTGATCAATATGGAATTTATAGAAACAAGTAGATTTATAGAAACATTGGACGAGAAGATAAAGATAGATTTACTCATTGATTTTCACATCAAATTAGCAACCATGTTTGCTATTTTTAAGACTCCTAGGGTCTGCAGTAGAATGACAATGTGAAATTGCATATTGTACCATTAGCTtggtcatttcatttattttaagatgtatttataaatgtttttttttctgtatactGTTTATTCAGACTAAATTTCACTTTTACATTAAAGTGAAATCTTGTAAATATCACAACACAACAGTTAACGCTGCATGGGATGTTTATTTATGTCTAACAGCACAACatgaatctgtttttgttttagctgTAATTGTGAAATAGTCATGTATTTTCCCATTAGTTGACACGCATTCttggaaacacacagcacacacccacacccaggAATACACATAGATAATCACCATGTTTCACACCACCCTGCCAAATCACCAGATTTTTTGCTCATACATACCTAATAATAAGAAACagacaatttaatttaaaaaaatactgacatgatatactgtatacatttacataacttaacataataaaataaaaaaagtttgttttgctTCTTCATTGTAACATCAGTAACCACACTGTTGCAGTCACAGTAATGCTTACTCTGAAAGATTAAGAAAATTGAGCCACAGGGTACTGGTAAGCTTTCTCTTTGCTATACCATTGTGATGAATTATTCAATCTCTTCAAAGGAAAAGAAGGAACAATCAGGGATACTTAGCACTTTATAGCCATCAATGTGTTTTACCTCAAAAGTGAGCCCCTGGCCAGCTATTACTTGAGCCATTACATCCTATAATTTCTCCAAATGGCCCCAGCAAAGATTTCCCCTCACCAGATTAGCACCCTGGGAACTCGAGAagggaaatgacacaaaacactgaaagaatGAGCAAAACATTACCATGTCATTCTCATTAGCTTGAGTGTAGCTTTATCAGGAAAAAACCCTATGAAACTGTTTAGTTGGACATGCCAAGTATTTGAAACAGCAGATTTTAAATGGCCatgtgcttggtatgtccaataTGTACTTTTAAACTTAAAGACTAATTTCTCAGGAAAACccatttatgtttatataaaaataataataaaaaacttgGAACAAGATCTGAATGCAGTTATGGAAAACCCTGTACCTCTTCTGTTtgctttagtgtgtgtgtttctctggctgtgtatgtgactgtgcGTTCTCTTATTTGCACTTGTAAATGTGCacgtgtgagtatgtgtgcatgtgagcttGTACGTGTGAGCATCTGTGTGACTTTCTTCTAAGCGTGCGTGTGCGAACATGTACGTGAGTTTGTCTAAGTGCACGAGAGTGAGCATGTGtcaaagagagagtgtgtgtgcgagagtgtgcgtgtgattTGTGAGTAGTGTGTTGGGAGCAATAATACAATTCCCCAGTGCTCATGCCATCAGACTCAAAAACCCTGAAATGCGTTCTGTTTTCAGTTCCGCAGTTGGACGCTTAAGTCAGAGCTCCATCGTAAGATACGGCTGAGAGCTATCACAGGGCCCATTAGTGTTTCCCCAAGACCTAAAACATCTGCTAATCTAAATTATGTTAGACATAAAGGATAAAACTGCTGTTTAGAGTAATATGTTCATCCCACTGTTTCAGCTtcataaaatgcacagcatCTACACAACACAAATCATTTCCTGCAATGGCCAAGATTCTGATTTGACCGCAATACACTTTCTCCTTAACTTGAGTCCATTTCAGGATTTATATCTTTTCCTTTCACACAGCATTCTTTGTTAATTTCAATAACCACggatataaaataaaatattgtttaaggaaatgaaaaatgttgagcGATGTATACTTGACTaggtaataataaaatgtaggTAAGTAACTTAGTCCTCCACACCATTTTATCCACCCAGGACCACATTTAAATGAGACTACACTTCAGTGCTGAAAATGgccactgttgctgtacccttgagcaaggtacgtaacccagaatatcctcagtaaatatacaactgtgtaagtggataacatgtacaacTATAACATATGTAAAATGGATATGCATTATGGATAAacacatctgctaaatggcagtaatgaagtgaaatgaaatattaatgtaaaggatataacaatgtaaatgaaatgctttgcGAACCAAAATCACAAAGCAATTGATCATCATCAATACAGAATAAGCAGACAGATCATTTAAATTAACGGGTAAAAAAGAAATAGCAACATATAACATGATTCATTTGACTCAAATGTTTTTAGTGAGCTCATGCCTTGGTCTAGAGTATTCAAATTGAGGCAGTGCAATACCTCTGTACCATTTGCAATTAACTCCTCATTTGTTAACAGTTCATTTGCTTAGGTATTCTCCCGTGGAAAGCGATCAATGTTATCAATTTCTCTTGTCATTTGCAACTGAAAGCATTAACTTGATATATAATCTTAGCTATTACTGCAAGAGTAACAATGTGTCATTATTCAATTAATGGCCAAGTATACAACATTATATAACCTTTATAACATTGTATAACCCTGcgctctaaaaaaaaattagcgATTAGAGACatttcattctatttttttaaatagggtATAAAAATCCTATTCAAACCCTTGTGATGAATAAAGACATGAAGCATGCtacaatttcacatttatgtaGACAACCCATTATCTGAACCCAAAGTGCTTACTGAGATTCACATAGGCTATCAGAGTATAACACAATGATACTTTCAAAAAAATACCTAAATTTGATTCATGTGTATGGCTTTGTGACCTCTTTTTCAATGTTAGCAGTTCTGGGAGCATGCCAAGAGATATTTGTCAAACTCAGATAGTCTGTCAATCAGAAATGCTTACAGAGAATAAATATATCTAAATCAATAGGTCTGTTTGAATTGTGGTGTGGTCCACTTGGGGAGGAAGAGTAGTGTGAAACCTCAATTTCTTGGGGGTACCCTTCTCCCCTCACTGCTCATGCAACTGCaatgctaaaatattttatgggaaattgtattaaaaaattCTTTTGAAATTCTGCCCTATAGTGGCAAGTTTGTAGTAAGAGATAGTCCTGTGGAGAGGAATTCTGCCAAAGTAGCCACTGCTGCAGTCTACCTTGCCCAGGTAACACATTGAATAGGACACAGTGTCTTAGTGAggaatgtatatttttcaatttGGGATACCACAGCCTTGGGGAGTTGCTTATCTGTGATAAGATGACCTCTCTGAGCCATTCTCCAACAACAATGGTTAAGTGCCCTCTATCTGTGCCTTCCCCACCCCATGCCTAGAATGGTGTGTGACTGATGGAACCAGATAGACACCCCATACTGACTAGTGCACATGATCATATAATGGAAACTCTTTGCTGGCACGAGTGGGGCAGGTTGGTTGTGGGGTACGTCCATTATCGCACCATCTCACAACCGCCCCCTACCCTGACATCACTGAGCTGGTCACTTTACCACTTGGTAAAGTACAGTGTAAGGCAGGAGCTTTAAAATCTTAACTTTAGAAGACTCCCCTTCCTCATTCAACACCTAGCAACcatattttgggaaaaaaattgtTAGAGGATGACAGCCGCTCAATTATATGGTAAGTTTAGTTCTTGGTACCTCAGGgcattttaagaaagaaaacTATTAAAATAAGCTAGCAATAATTGGAAACCATCATTCTGAAAGCTAACACCTTGTTACCACCTATCACTAGTATGCAAAGTTATAATTGCTAAGTTCCAGGGACAAGTTCCCTAGCTAACTAACTCTTATAGCTAATTAGTTTACATCTTACAGCTAATTAGATTACAACTTATTAATTAGACAGTTTATT includes:
- the LOC118793311 gene encoding glucosamine-6-phosphate isomerase 2-like is translated as MRLVILEDYDLASEWAAKYIRNRIIQFKPSADKYFTLGLPTGSTPLGCYKKLIEYYKSGDLSFKFVKTFNMDEYVGLPKDHPESYHSYMWNNFFQHIDIDPNNTHILDGNAPDLEAECQAFEQKITEAGGIDLFVGGIGPDGHIAFNEPGSSLVSRTRVKTLAKDTILANARFFGNDLSRVPTMTLTVGVGTVMDAREVMILITGAHKAFALYKAIEEGVNHMWTVSAFQQHPHTIFVCDEDATLELRVKTVKYFKGLMHVHNRLVDPLHTIKEQKQ
- the LOC118793288 gene encoding major histocompatibility complex class I-related gene protein-like, with the translated sequence MKEVAGTGVKRMYLFAVLTLFSFVKTVCTGTHSLWYFITLTVGPSPFPEMVIVGMVDDVLVEYYDSEDRMMLSRWDRHQEQVDVSYADMKYLAIAHAAYSLKTKLHNMKEYFNHSVALHTYQRIAGCELDDDGTERFHAKDCYNGKDVLFYDVKSYRWSSLIPGLVKDHWLMESYKGLFYHLYQPMCISTLKSYLHKEKSILKKIVRPRITVLPLKRYSGGGEGEVTCLATGFYPRHIEPTMQKDGLPVPDKELIRGAPLPNGDGTYQLRWSLIISHGEMKERHRYTCTVRHISVDNKLDITWESYPGPGAALISGVSLAILSATLLAIGTFFLCKMRRRGEPGCNGNVQVAEMEKINSATEAKEGDIEA